In Anaerostipes hadrus ATCC 29173 = JCM 17467, a single genomic region encodes these proteins:
- a CDS encoding xanthine phosphoribosyltransferase gives MELLKERIRKDGVVKEGNVLKVDRFLNHQMDVKLFREIGKEFKKRFEGEDINKILTIEASGIGIACVVAEIFDVPVVFAKKTQTKNIAGDVYTTKVESFTHGRVYDIIVSKEFLGEGDHVLLIDDFLANGKALEGLAKLVKDSGAELVGAGVVIEKGFQPGGDFLRKQTHLESLAIVDAMDEKTGEITFRE, from the coding sequence ATGGAATTATTAAAAGAGAGAATTCGAAAAGATGGAGTCGTGAAAGAAGGAAATGTCCTCAAAGTAGACCGCTTTTTGAATCATCAGATGGATGTAAAATTATTCCGTGAGATCGGTAAAGAATTTAAGAAACGTTTTGAAGGCGAAGATATCAATAAGATCCTTACGATCGAGGCATCAGGAATCGGAATCGCCTGTGTTGTGGCAGAGATTTTTGATGTACCAGTCGTATTTGCAAAGAAAACACAGACAAAGAACATCGCGGGAGATGTATATACAACAAAGGTAGAATCATTCACACATGGAAGAGTCTACGACATCATTGTATCCAAAGAATTCTTAGGAGAAGGAGATCATGTATTGCTGATCGACGATTTCCTTGCTAACGGTAAAGCCTTAGAAGGATTAGCGAAATTAGTCAAAGATTCCGGAGCAGAACTGGTCGGAGCAGGAGTTGTGATCGAGAAAGGATTCCAGCCAGGAGGAGATTTCTTAAGAAAACAGACACACTTAGAATCCCTTGCGATCGTAGACGCTATGGACGAGAAAACAGGAGAAATCACATTCCGTGAATAA
- a CDS encoding (2Fe-2S)-binding protein, whose translation MEITFTLNGKKVTPQIDADTLLIDLVRDLGCYSVKRGCETSNCGLCTVFMDDQPILSCSILAARVDGHKIDTLEGLQEEAAEFGAFIANQGAEQCGFCNPGMIMNAIALFREIPDPSEEEIKEYLAGNLCRCSGYEGQLRGILDFLEYKKNKDGGAE comes from the coding sequence ATGGAGATTACATTTACATTAAATGGAAAGAAAGTAACCCCACAGATTGATGCAGACACTCTCCTGATCGATCTCGTCAGAGATCTTGGTTGTTACAGTGTGAAACGTGGATGCGAGACATCAAATTGCGGATTATGTACGGTATTTATGGATGACCAGCCAATCTTATCATGTTCCATTCTTGCAGCAAGAGTTGATGGACACAAGATCGATACATTAGAAGGATTGCAGGAAGAAGCAGCTGAGTTTGGAGCTTTTATTGCGAACCAAGGGGCTGAACAGTGCGGATTTTGTAACCCAGGAATGATCATGAATGCGATTGCATTATTTAGAGAGATTCCAGATCCGAGTGAAGAAGAGATCAAAGAATACCTTGCGGGGAATCTTTGCAGATGTTCTGGATATGAAGGACAGCTTCGAGGAATCTTAGACTTTTTGGAATATAAGAAAAATAAAGATGGAGGTGCCGAATGA
- a CDS encoding nucleotidyltransferase family protein produces the protein MDKIKAAVIYLASGNSKRFGQENKLLQMIGTKPMYRYGLDRLIDLCKDHEGFEIIVVTQYQEIMKQTQYDPITTVFCPESKYGISWSIKAGIKAAKDAEFYTFFVADQPNMKRETIERFLSFMADESCELGCVRTEENLGNPVWFSKKYKRELLSLTKDQGGKKILKKHIENARFFKVLEETELCDIDYPKEMQAMLAKRGKSS, from the coding sequence ATGGATAAAATAAAAGCAGCGGTCATTTATCTTGCATCAGGAAACAGCAAACGTTTCGGTCAGGAGAATAAATTATTGCAAATGATCGGAACCAAGCCAATGTATCGTTATGGATTGGACCGATTGATCGATCTATGCAAAGATCATGAAGGGTTTGAGATCATTGTTGTCACACAGTATCAGGAAATTATGAAGCAAACGCAATACGACCCAATAACAACAGTGTTTTGTCCAGAAAGTAAATATGGGATTTCATGGTCGATCAAAGCAGGGATCAAAGCAGCGAAAGATGCAGAATTCTATACATTTTTCGTAGCAGACCAGCCCAATATGAAAAGAGAGACAATCGAAAGATTTCTCTCTTTTATGGCAGATGAATCTTGTGAACTTGGCTGTGTCAGAACAGAAGAAAACCTTGGAAATCCCGTATGGTTCTCAAAGAAATATAAACGAGAATTGTTATCGCTTACAAAAGATCAAGGTGGCAAGAAAATCCTCAAAAAACACATAGAAAATGCCAGATTTTTCAAGGTATTGGAAGAAACTGAACTTTGCGATATAGATTATCCAAAAGAAATGCAAGCAATGCTTGCAAAGCGAGGAAAAAGTAGTTAA
- a CDS encoding YSIRK-type signal peptide-containing protein (The YSIRK form of extended signal peptide directs nascent proteins to the cross-wall site, while signal peptides lacking YSIRK direct proteins instead to the cell pole. A large fraction of YSIRK proteins are surface proteins anchored by sortase-mediated processing of a C-terminal LPXTG motif.) has translation MKKKVMVGLVSVVVAVALVFGGVTFYNNC, from the coding sequence ATGAAGAAGAAAGTCATGGTCGGATTGGTGTCCGTAGTAGTAGCTGTTGCATTGGTTTTTGGTGGAGTCACATTTTACAATAACTGTTAG
- a CDS encoding anthrax toxin lethal factor-related metalloendopeptidase: MASYESVDTMQHPSEATTSIDGIQVPLGKKPKVTTKKTTKRRTTTSQNHSRRKVVNTKVVKTQKDYDKKGSKKRTIKTVVQTTIKTTTVELSQMSGVSGTTLRTLGSQADGKILNAFEDLKFKMVIDKNAEATGVFSVKSHKIALQSARSSVLLHELGHFANFLAGDKVGTSEWKSIYNAEKNKYDGYNKAYAIKSASEYFAESYKDYKEHPSALRSKRPRTYQFVKSTIDGITDSDVQNIKDTYGEYWGL, from the coding sequence ATGGCTTCCTATGAAAGCGTTGATACTATGCAGCATCCAAGCGAAGCAACAACATCAATTGATGGGATTCAAGTACCGCTTGGCAAGAAACCGAAGGTAACGACGAAGAAAACAACAAAGAGAAGAACAACAACATCTCAGAATCATTCCAGACGTAAGGTTGTGAATACAAAAGTTGTCAAAACACAGAAGGATTATGACAAGAAGGGTTCTAAGAAGAGAACGATCAAGACAGTCGTTCAGACAACGATCAAGACAACAACGGTTGAATTGAGTCAGATGTCTGGTGTTTCTGGAACAACATTAAGAACACTTGGTTCTCAGGCAGATGGTAAGATCTTGAATGCATTTGAAGATCTGAAGTTTAAGATGGTGATTGATAAAAATGCGGAAGCGACAGGTGTATTTAGCGTTAAGAGCCATAAGATCGCACTTCAGAGTGCGAGATCTTCTGTATTGCTTCACGAATTAGGACATTTTGCTAATTTCCTTGCAGGAGATAAAGTTGGAACGAGTGAATGGAAGTCAATTTACAATGCTGAGAAGAATAAATATGATGGATATAACAAAGCATATGCGATCAAATCAGCATCTGAGTATTTTGCAGAATCTTACAAGGATTATAAGGAGCATCCATCCGCATTAAGATCAAAGAGACCAAGAACTTACCAGTTTGTTAAGAGTACGATTGATGGAATTACAGACAGCGATGTACAGAACATCAAAGATACCTATGGAGAATACTGGGGATTATAG
- a CDS encoding xanthine dehydrogenase family protein molybdopterin-binding subunit: MKVVNQPIMKKDAMALVTGKPVFTNDKAPKECLIVKLLRSPYANAMIKSINTQFAMKVPGIEAIYTWEDVPQERFTMAGQTYPELSPYDRQILDQHVRYVGDPVAIVAGENEKCVDQAIKMLRVEYEVLPANLDPRKAMDKDTPLVHPEDNWKALCNIGADNKKNLCATEETHEGDVDAVLADCDVVVEHTYHTKANQQAMMETFRTYCFIDEYGRLNVVSSTQIVFHVRRILSNALCIPKSKIRVSKPRIGGGFGAKQSSISEVYPAFVTWMTKKPSKIIFSREESQIASSPRHEMQVTVRVGANKNGKIRAIDVYTLSNTGAYGEHGPTTVGLSGHKSIPLYRDLEAHRFAYDVVYTNRMSAGAYRGYGATQGVFALESAVSELAAKIGMDPTKIREMNMVREGDVMPAYYGETANSCALDRCLARAKEMIKWDEKYPCKDMGNGKVRSVGLSMAMQGSGISGVDVGSATIKLNDDGLYTLSIAAADMGTGCDTILAQMAAECLECSIDDIMVSGADTDTSPYDSGSYASSSTYVTGKAVERACEKLKGHIFNKAAEMMEVADTDTLEFDGKKVRDAESGKEVSLVDIATASMCNNNETFQVTETNSSPVSPPPFMVGMVEIELDKETGHIEILDYVAVVDCGTPVNPNLARVQVEGGLGQGIGMALYEGVDYTPNGYVKQNSFMQYKVPARVDVGKLRVEFESSYEPTGPFGAKSIGEIVINTPSPALAHAVFNATGLWIRELPITSEKIVMGLLEKE; encoded by the coding sequence ATGAAAGTAGTTAACCAGCCGATCATGAAAAAAGACGCTATGGCACTTGTGACAGGGAAACCTGTATTTACAAACGATAAGGCACCAAAAGAATGTCTGATCGTGAAATTACTTCGAAGTCCATATGCGAACGCAATGATCAAATCGATCAACACTCAGTTTGCTATGAAAGTGCCAGGGATTGAGGCGATTTATACATGGGAAGATGTGCCACAGGAACGTTTTACGATGGCAGGACAGACATATCCGGAATTAAGCCCATATGACAGACAGATTCTGGATCAGCATGTCCGTTATGTTGGAGATCCCGTTGCAATCGTTGCTGGGGAGAATGAAAAGTGCGTTGATCAGGCGATCAAGATGTTACGTGTGGAATACGAAGTATTGCCAGCAAACTTAGATCCACGTAAGGCAATGGATAAAGATACACCGCTAGTGCATCCAGAAGATAACTGGAAAGCATTATGTAATATTGGTGCAGATAATAAGAAAAACCTGTGTGCAACAGAAGAAACACACGAAGGAGATGTCGATGCGGTATTAGCAGATTGCGACGTGGTTGTAGAACATACATATCATACAAAAGCAAATCAGCAGGCAATGATGGAGACATTCAGAACTTATTGTTTTATTGACGAATATGGAAGATTGAACGTTGTTAGTTCCACACAGATCGTATTCCATGTACGAAGGATCTTATCCAATGCATTATGCATTCCAAAATCAAAGATTCGTGTATCAAAACCAAGAATTGGTGGAGGATTTGGAGCAAAACAGAGTTCTATCTCCGAAGTATATCCAGCATTTGTCACATGGATGACAAAGAAACCATCCAAGATTATTTTTTCAAGAGAAGAGTCTCAGATCGCATCTTCACCAAGACATGAGATGCAGGTAACAGTTCGTGTCGGAGCAAACAAGAATGGAAAGATCCGTGCGATCGATGTTTATACATTATCCAATACAGGAGCCTATGGAGAACATGGTCCAACAACGGTAGGGTTATCTGGGCATAAATCAATTCCGTTATATCGAGATCTGGAAGCACATCGTTTTGCATATGATGTTGTGTATACAAATCGTATGTCAGCTGGGGCTTATCGTGGATATGGTGCGACACAGGGTGTGTTTGCGCTGGAATCAGCAGTCAGTGAACTTGCAGCTAAGATAGGAATGGATCCAACGAAGATCCGTGAGATGAACATGGTCCGTGAAGGCGATGTGATGCCAGCATATTATGGAGAAACAGCAAACAGCTGTGCTTTGGATCGATGCCTTGCCCGTGCAAAAGAGATGATCAAATGGGATGAAAAATATCCATGCAAAGATATGGGAAATGGAAAAGTTCGAAGTGTCGGACTGTCAATGGCGATGCAGGGTTCCGGTATTTCTGGCGTTGACGTTGGTTCTGCAACGATCAAATTAAATGACGATGGATTGTATACACTTTCTATTGCAGCAGCGGATATGGGAACTGGATGTGATACGATCTTGGCCCAGATGGCGGCAGAATGTCTGGAATGTTCTATTGATGATATCATGGTCAGCGGAGCAGATACAGATACATCACCATACGATTCTGGATCTTACGCATCAAGTTCTACCTACGTCACAGGAAAAGCAGTGGAACGTGCCTGCGAAAAATTAAAGGGACATATTTTCAATAAAGCAGCTGAGATGATGGAAGTTGCAGATACAGATACTCTGGAATTTGACGGAAAGAAAGTCAGAGATGCAGAGAGCGGCAAAGAAGTTTCATTAGTGGACATCGCAACAGCATCTATGTGCAACAATAATGAAACTTTCCAGGTGACAGAGACAAACAGTTCTCCAGTATCCCCACCACCATTTATGGTAGGAATGGTTGAGATTGAGCTTGATAAAGAGACAGGACATATTGAAATCTTAGATTATGTTGCGGTTGTAGATTGTGGAACACCAGTCAATCCAAATCTTGCAAGAGTTCAGGTAGAAGGCGGACTCGGTCAGGGAATCGGAATGGCATTGTATGAGGGAGTTGATTACACACCAAATGGATATGTAAAACAAAATTCTTTCATGCAGTATAAAGTTCCAGCAAGAGTCGATGTTGGAAAGCTTCGTGTAGAATTTGAGAGCAGTTATGAGCCAACAGGACCATTTGGAGCAAAATCCATTGGAGAGATCGTTATCAACACACCATCTCCAGCATTAGCCCATGCCGTATTTAATGCAACCGGATTATGGATCAGAGAATTGCCGATCACCAGTGAAAAGATCGTTATGGGATTATTGGAGAAAGAATAA
- a CDS encoding FAD binding domain-containing protein, producing MLKIKEYVKAESLEQAYELNQKKTNCVIGGMLWLKMVTRNVQKAIDLSGLGLDQIEENDEEFSIGAMVTLRQIELHEGLNTWSQGAVKESVTHIVGVQFRNLATVGGSIFGKFGFSDVLSCFLAFDSYVELHHEGIIPLDQFAANKYPNDILVRLIIKKHPQESVYLSHRNTKTDFPVLTCAVSLGEKEAYAVVGARPSRACRVRLSDQWMEQIKDDEGRKKLADEVTGQMNFGSNMRGSAAYREQLSKVLLRRGFEQLEERREK from the coding sequence ATGTTAAAGATCAAGGAATACGTCAAAGCAGAAAGTCTTGAGCAAGCTTATGAGCTGAATCAGAAGAAGACCAACTGCGTGATCGGTGGCATGTTGTGGCTTAAGATGGTCACAAGAAATGTACAAAAAGCAATTGATCTGTCGGGTCTTGGACTTGATCAGATCGAAGAAAATGATGAGGAATTTTCAATCGGAGCAATGGTAACACTAAGACAGATCGAACTTCATGAAGGATTAAATACATGGAGTCAGGGAGCGGTAAAAGAAAGTGTGACACACATTGTCGGAGTGCAGTTCCGTAATCTTGCGACAGTAGGTGGAAGTATTTTTGGAAAGTTCGGTTTTTCTGATGTATTAAGCTGTTTTCTGGCGTTTGACAGTTATGTGGAGTTACATCATGAAGGAATCATTCCATTAGATCAATTTGCAGCAAATAAATATCCAAATGATATTTTAGTGCGTCTGATCATTAAGAAGCATCCGCAGGAAAGTGTTTATCTTTCTCATAGAAATACAAAGACAGATTTTCCAGTTTTGACCTGCGCTGTTTCATTAGGTGAGAAAGAGGCATATGCGGTTGTCGGTGCAAGACCATCCAGAGCTTGCAGAGTCAGATTATCAGATCAGTGGATGGAACAGATCAAAGATGATGAAGGAAGAAAAAAACTCGCAGATGAAGTGACAGGTCAGATGAATTTTGGAAGCAACATGAGAGGAAGTGCTGCTTACCGTGAACAGTTATCAAAAGTCTTATTAAGAAGAGGCTTTGAACAGTTAGAAGAAAGGAGAGAAAAATAA